Proteins from a genomic interval of Streptomyces fodineus:
- a CDS encoding YqjF family protein has product MSLDAPAGIRFPLLTQQWLDLTFIHWAVEPAAVAELLPTGTVPDVHDGSTYVGLVAFRMHKVGWFRLPGVPYLGSFPETNVRLYSVDAHGRRGVVFRSMDASRLIPVVMGRMGFRLPYLWSRMAVRAAGDTISYTSSRRWSSGRGAYSRITVRAGERIDEPTELEQFLTARWGMHNSFAGGVAYLPNHHPRWPLHRAELITCEENLLTEAGLPAPSTAPVSVLYSPGVPVRLGRPVRRPDPLPAAS; this is encoded by the coding sequence ATGTCGCTGGACGCTCCTGCCGGCATACGCTTCCCGCTGCTCACTCAGCAGTGGCTGGATTTGACGTTCATCCACTGGGCCGTCGAACCGGCCGCGGTGGCAGAGCTGTTGCCGACCGGGACCGTACCCGACGTCCACGATGGAAGCACTTACGTCGGTCTGGTCGCCTTTCGCATGCACAAGGTCGGCTGGTTCCGGCTGCCCGGTGTGCCCTATCTGGGTTCGTTCCCGGAGACCAACGTCCGTCTGTACTCGGTGGACGCGCACGGCCGCCGTGGTGTCGTCTTCCGCTCGATGGACGCCTCGCGCCTGATCCCCGTGGTGATGGGGCGGATGGGCTTCCGCCTTCCCTACCTTTGGTCCCGAATGGCGGTGCGTGCCGCCGGTGACACCATTTCCTATACCAGCTCGCGCCGCTGGTCGAGCGGGCGCGGCGCGTACAGCCGCATCACGGTACGCGCAGGTGAACGCATCGACGAACCCACCGAGTTGGAGCAATTCCTCACCGCCCGCTGGGGCATGCACAACTCCTTCGCCGGCGGGGTGGCGTACCTGCCCAACCACCACCCGCGCTGGCCCCTGCACCGCGCCGAGCTGATCACATGCGAGGAGAACCTGCTCACCGAGGCCGGCCTGCCCGCGCCGAGCACCGCCCCGGTCAGCGTCCTGTACTCACCGGGTGTCCCGGTGCGCCTTGGCCGCCCCGTCCGCCGGCCGGATCCCCTCCCAGCTGCGTCCTGA
- a CDS encoding SpoIIE family protein phosphatase: MSTYFRPRSAVTAHSISVDRRIEEYADLFGQAPVIFAALCGPRHLLEAANSAFFETLGCDRERLGQPVGEVIPELAPQGVLDRLDAVYRTGVAYRARDGRLLLGSPGRQREGFFDFTYEPRRDAAGRIDGVVVIAVETTAYHHAHLLAAEQRALLEQIARDAPLDKILRGMATAIEELSPDMLVSVLLVDPDGQRLRHGTGPRLPDFYNEAVDGAPIAEGIGSCGTTAFRREPVIVTDIATDPLWKDYRDLALRAGVAACWSTPIQDADGRLLGTFAMYHRTPKAPTDKDVALSASFARIAALAIERHAAVEASRAAQEREKAAREDLAFLLEASTAVTGETHYADSLQSMARLTVPSLAPLCAVHVSERGQTQRVAIAASTREGEELLSSPALCDEVDAAVARVLASGTTESAHASGPRTQLGVRDYVCVPLATRGRTFGALTLLATDLPLDERKVALAQELARRAASSADNAHQFTDRVRLSHDLQAGLLPPELPRISGATLAASYHPAGEGLEAGGDFYDVFPLSADRWALMIGDVSGRGALAATTTGMVRHTARAAARLLNEPAAVVTAINDALTENTTDDDQFVSLVYGELRHTASHLTLNLIRAGHVPPLVRRADGTVVELTQPGLLLGIGPDPGFCPCRIDLHPGDSLVLVTDGITEARSAGGELFGEERLSDALVAVRTTTPTAAAVVESITAAVTAFAGNATLDDQAALVITAS; the protein is encoded by the coding sequence ATGTCCACATATTTCCGTCCCCGCAGTGCGGTGACGGCCCACTCGATCTCCGTCGACCGGCGGATCGAGGAGTACGCGGACCTGTTCGGGCAGGCTCCGGTGATCTTTGCTGCGCTCTGCGGCCCGAGACACCTGCTGGAAGCGGCGAACTCGGCATTCTTCGAAACCCTCGGGTGCGATCGCGAGCGCCTCGGCCAGCCGGTCGGAGAGGTGATTCCGGAACTGGCTCCGCAGGGCGTCCTCGACCGGCTCGATGCGGTCTACCGCACCGGCGTGGCGTACAGGGCCCGGGACGGGCGACTTCTGCTCGGCAGCCCGGGCAGGCAGCGGGAAGGGTTCTTCGACTTCACCTACGAGCCCCGCCGGGACGCCGCGGGCCGGATCGACGGGGTCGTGGTGATCGCGGTCGAGACCACCGCGTACCACCACGCGCACCTCCTGGCCGCCGAGCAGCGCGCGCTGCTGGAGCAGATCGCGCGTGACGCCCCGCTGGACAAGATCCTCCGTGGCATGGCCACCGCGATCGAGGAGCTCTCCCCGGACATGCTCGTCTCGGTGCTGCTCGTCGATCCCGACGGACAGCGCCTGCGGCACGGCACCGGCCCACGCCTGCCCGACTTCTACAACGAGGCGGTCGACGGGGCACCCATCGCGGAGGGCATCGGCTCTTGCGGCACGACCGCCTTTCGACGCGAACCGGTGATCGTCACGGACATCGCCACCGATCCCCTGTGGAAGGACTACCGCGACCTGGCGCTCAGGGCCGGGGTCGCGGCGTGCTGGTCCACACCCATCCAGGACGCGGACGGCCGGCTGCTGGGCACCTTCGCGATGTACCACCGCACGCCCAAGGCTCCGACGGACAAGGACGTGGCTCTCAGTGCCTCCTTCGCCCGCATAGCCGCGCTGGCCATCGAACGCCACGCCGCGGTGGAGGCAAGCCGCGCCGCCCAGGAACGCGAGAAGGCCGCCCGGGAGGATCTGGCCTTCCTGTTGGAGGCCAGCACCGCCGTCACCGGCGAGACACACTATGCGGACAGCCTCCAGAGCATGGCCCGGCTGACCGTTCCGTCCCTGGCGCCGCTGTGCGCTGTCCACGTGTCCGAGCGGGGCCAGACCCAGCGCGTCGCCATCGCAGCGTCGACCCGGGAGGGGGAGGAACTCCTCTCTTCCCCCGCCCTGTGCGACGAGGTGGACGCCGCTGTCGCCCGCGTGCTTGCCTCCGGCACCACCGAGTCCGCCCACGCGAGCGGCCCGCGCACGCAGCTCGGCGTCAGGGATTACGTGTGCGTGCCGCTGGCCACCAGGGGCCGCACCTTCGGAGCGCTGACCCTCCTGGCCACCGACCTGCCCCTGGACGAACGCAAGGTCGCCCTGGCCCAGGAACTCGCCCGCCGGGCCGCTTCGAGTGCCGACAACGCCCATCAGTTCACTGACCGCGTCCGGCTTTCCCACGATCTTCAGGCAGGCCTGTTGCCTCCCGAGTTGCCCAGGATTTCCGGCGCCACCCTGGCGGCCTCGTACCATCCGGCGGGTGAGGGCCTTGAGGCCGGCGGCGACTTCTACGACGTCTTCCCGCTGTCCGCCGACCGCTGGGCACTCATGATCGGCGACGTTTCCGGACGCGGCGCGCTGGCAGCCACCACCACCGGAATGGTCCGCCACACCGCACGCGCCGCCGCCCGCCTCCTCAACGAACCGGCGGCCGTGGTCACCGCCATCAACGACGCGTTGACGGAGAACACCACAGATGACGACCAGTTCGTTTCGCTCGTCTACGGCGAGCTGCGGCACACCGCGTCCCACCTCACGCTCAACCTGATCCGGGCAGGGCACGTACCGCCGCTCGTGCGCCGCGCCGACGGCACGGTCGTAGAACTCACGCAACCGGGCCTGCTGTTGGGCATCGGTCCGGATCCCGGCTTCTGCCCGTGCCGCATCGACCTGCACCCCGGTGACAGCCTCGTCCTGGTCACCGACGGCATCACCGAGGCCCGTTCCGCCGGCGGCGAGCTTTTTGGCGAGGAGCGCTTGTCCGACGCGCTCGTCGCCGTCCGGACCACGACGCCCACAGCCGCTGCCGTCGTCGAGTCCATCACCGCCGCAGTCACCGCGTTCGCAGGCAATGCCACCCTCGACGACCAGGCCGCACTGGTGATCACCGCCAGCTGA